Proteins found in one Litorihabitans aurantiacus genomic segment:
- a CDS encoding glutamine synthetase family protein, translating to MDKQQEYVLRAIEERDIRFIRLWFTDVLGMLKSVAIAPAELESAFAEGIGFDGSAIEGLARVSEADMLARPDPSTFQLLPWRGDQRGTARMFCDILTPDGEPAAADSRNVLKRALAKASDLGFAYYTHPEVEFYLFETPQGPGAPLVPVDDAGYFDHVARGTAHDFRRAAIGLLESMGISVEYSHHEGGPGQNEIDLRYADALSTADNIMTFRTVVKEVALDQGIMASFMPKPLAGQPGSGMHTHVSLFEGDSNAFYDPAGRYGLSSTGRKFIAGLLRHSAEITAVTNQFVNSYKRLWGGGEAPSYVCWGHNNRSALVRVPMYKPNKGQSARVEYRGLDSAANPYLAYALLLAAGLKGIEEDYELPDEAEDVVWDLSDSERRALGIAPLPSNLQDALEIMQSSELVAETLGESVFEFFLRNKRQEWESYRAEVTPWEVTRYLRAL from the coding sequence ATGGACAAGCAGCAGGAGTACGTGCTCCGGGCGATCGAGGAGCGCGACATCCGGTTCATCCGGCTGTGGTTCACGGATGTCCTGGGCATGCTGAAGTCCGTGGCGATCGCACCTGCCGAGCTGGAGAGCGCCTTCGCCGAGGGCATCGGGTTCGACGGCAGCGCGATCGAGGGCCTGGCCCGCGTGTCGGAGGCCGACATGCTCGCCCGCCCCGACCCCTCCACGTTCCAGCTGCTGCCGTGGCGCGGTGACCAGCGCGGCACCGCGCGCATGTTCTGCGACATCCTCACGCCCGACGGCGAGCCCGCGGCCGCCGACTCCCGCAACGTCCTCAAGCGCGCGCTCGCGAAGGCGTCCGACCTCGGTTTCGCCTACTACACGCACCCCGAGGTGGAGTTCTACCTGTTCGAGACGCCGCAGGGTCCTGGCGCCCCGCTCGTCCCGGTCGACGACGCCGGGTACTTCGACCACGTGGCCCGCGGCACCGCGCACGACTTCCGCCGCGCCGCGATCGGCCTGCTCGAGTCGATGGGCATCTCGGTGGAGTACTCCCACCACGAGGGTGGCCCCGGCCAGAACGAGATCGACCTGCGCTATGCCGACGCCCTGTCGACCGCGGACAACATCATGACCTTCCGGACGGTGGTCAAGGAGGTCGCCCTCGACCAGGGCATCATGGCCTCGTTCATGCCGAAGCCGCTCGCGGGTCAGCCCGGTTCGGGGATGCACACGCACGTGTCGCTGTTCGAGGGCGACTCCAACGCGTTCTACGACCCCGCCGGCCGCTACGGGCTGAGCTCCACGGGCCGCAAGTTCATCGCCGGCCTGCTGCGCCACTCGGCCGAGATCACGGCCGTGACCAACCAGTTCGTCAACTCTTACAAGCGCCTGTGGGGCGGCGGCGAGGCCCCGAGCTACGTCTGCTGGGGACACAACAACCGCTCGGCGCTCGTGCGCGTGCCGATGTACAAGCCGAACAAGGGTCAGTCGGCCCGGGTGGAGTACCGCGGCCTCGACTCGGCGGCCAACCCGTACCTCGCCTACGCGCTCCTGCTCGCGGCCGGCCTCAAGGGCATCGAGGAGGACTACGAGCTGCCCGACGAGGCCGAGGACGTCGTGTGGGACCTCAGCGACTCCGAGCGCCGTGCGCTCGGCATCGCCCCGTTGCCGAGCAACCTGCAGGACGCGCTGGAGATCATGCAGTCCTCCGAGCTCGTGGCCGAGACGCTCGGGGAGTCGGTGTTCGAGTTCTTCCTGCGCAACAAGCGCCAGGAGTGGGAGTCCTACCGCGCCGAGGTGACGCCGTGGGAGGTCACCCGGTACCTGCGAGCCCTGTGA
- the panB gene encoding 3-methyl-2-oxobutanoate hydroxymethyltransferase, translating into MSTAPPPASVSTAKRVRVHHLREAKTAGRRLTMLTAYDAPTARIFDSAGVDMLLVGDSMGDNMLGHDTTIPTTMDEMVPAVRAVSRAAQRAFVVADLPFGSYEASPQQAHASAVRMLKEGGANAVKIEGGRRIAPHVELLTGAGIPVVGHLGLTPQAENALGGKRVQGRGEEAAAGLLADAEALVAAGAVAVVLEMVPGPLAHRITDALPVPTIGIGAGAGCDGQVLVWLDMAGMADWSPRFARQFGAVGTALAQAAGDYVAAVHDGSFPGPEHTYEA; encoded by the coding sequence ATGAGCACCGCACCGCCGCCCGCGTCCGTCAGCACCGCCAAGCGGGTCCGGGTGCACCACCTTCGCGAGGCCAAGACCGCGGGTCGCCGCCTCACGATGCTCACGGCCTACGACGCCCCCACGGCGCGGATCTTCGACTCCGCCGGGGTCGACATGCTGCTCGTGGGCGACTCGATGGGCGACAACATGCTCGGCCACGACACCACGATCCCCACGACGATGGACGAGATGGTCCCCGCCGTCCGGGCGGTATCGCGGGCGGCGCAGCGAGCCTTCGTGGTCGCCGATCTCCCGTTCGGCTCCTACGAGGCCTCGCCGCAGCAGGCGCACGCCTCCGCGGTCCGCATGCTCAAGGAGGGCGGCGCGAACGCCGTCAAGATCGAGGGCGGACGGCGGATCGCACCCCACGTCGAGCTCCTCACCGGGGCGGGCATCCCCGTCGTGGGGCACCTGGGCCTGACGCCGCAGGCGGAGAACGCCCTGGGCGGCAAGCGGGTCCAGGGCCGGGGCGAGGAGGCCGCCGCGGGCCTGCTCGCGGACGCCGAGGCGCTGGTGGCGGCCGGCGCCGTCGCCGTCGTGCTCGAGATGGTCCCCGGACCGCTCGCGCATCGGATCACCGACGCCCTGCCAGTCCCGACCATCGGTATCGGCGCCGGGGCCGGCTGCGACGGGCAGGTGCTCGTGTGGCTCGACATGGCCGGCATGGCCGACTGGTCGCCCCGGTTCGCGCGCCAGTTCGGAGCCGTGGGCACCGCGCTCGCGCAGGCTGCGGGCGACTACGTCGCGGCCGTGCACGACGGCTCGTTCCCCGGGCCCGAGCACACCTACGAGGCGTAG